ACCGTCCATAGGAAATGAAGTGCTGAAGGCAGTTGTTGCAAAGTACAACGCAGAATCACTACTAACTCAAAGAGATAAAATTTCGAAAGAAATCAGAGAAAGCATCACGGCACGAGCCAAACATTTTAACATCCTGTTGGACGATGTAGCTATTACACACCTCAGCTATGGAAAAGAATTTGCAAAGGCTATCGAAGATAAGCAGGTGGCTCAGCAGGAAAGTGAGCGAGTGAAGTTTATCGTAGCTAAAACTGAACAAGAGAAAATCGCCGCTGTTATTAAAGCCCAGGGAGAAGCGGAGGCAGCTAAATTAATTTCCTCAGCTGTTAAAGAGTATGGAAATAGTTTACTTGAAATTAGGAAGTTAGAAGCAGCTAAAGAAATAGCTGAGAATTTAAGTAAGTCCAAAAATGTTACTTACTTTCCAGCTAGCTCTAATATTttactgaaccctaaaaatTTATAGGcttatagtttttttttttttttttttttttttttttttgcaatggcGGGAGTATAGATATGCGTGCGCGTACATTTTTAGACGTATCGCATATTGGTGCCCGCGCTTttgtggtaatttttttttattcattgcGCTACCTTTTGCTCAATCGGAGCATCTTTACCGTAAGGAGCTGTGTTGTCATACGGGGGTTGCAATGCGCGATGTTTGAACATTTGCACACACGGAGTGATAGTGGTATCCCCGTTGCTATATTTTTAGTGAACACGTTTTAGAACCACGCGTGTTGTGTGACAAACCATTTTAGCAACCTTTCAAAtggaaatgtatatatataaatatatatatatatatatataagactGCGTCCTTAGTTTCGCCCTTTGTTCTGCGCCTCTCCTTTTAGCTACCCCCCAAAAGGGAGTTATCACAGTTGAGGACTCCCTTTTGCGAAACTGGTTTGAATGGGGTTCCTACATGAATAGGGGCAAGCCACTACCGCATTGACGCATTTTGGGTGATGGTGTACCACTCACGAAGTCGAAATTTGCCAATCGTTGTCCGCATGTGCAGATGCTGCGTTGTTCAATTCATGATAAGTCTCTTTGAAGTGGGAACGGGGTACTCTCCCATGTAACTAATTGAAGTGTGTAAGTTGTAATATGGGTGAAAAGGGTAATCGTTTTTCTGAGGATGACCAGTAACCACTTCGCCTTTTTCGTGCGATGTTGTGTTTACCAggtggaggaaaagaaggcagGTGCCTTTCCTGCGTGAACGGCAATAATACCCCTGTATGGTGTTCAGGTGCGCACAatatttccctcttttttgtttttttttctatgggTAAGGGATGAGCCGTATGAATGTCATCTCCTGTAGGGGTTCAGTCTGCTTAACAACTCGAGTGACCAGCCCTTCTAGGGACTGCAcaggaaaaaggaacgaacctttttccattttgcaaatCGCTGCGTCCGAATATGTGCATGAGAGAACGGCGAAAGGTCAACCCAttttatgtaaaaaataaaatttttttttttttttaaattgtaaaTAAATCCGAAAGGGTGAGaaataaaatgtgaaaaaagaatgaaaaattatatgtAGCATGTGGGcagaaatatgcaaaaaaatatatgcatatttgtaTGCGAATATGCACA
This DNA window, taken from Plasmodium knowlesi strain H genome assembly, chromosome: 13, encodes the following:
- a CDS encoding prohibitin, producing MEKLLSSVGRLSVVAGGLSLIPYTFIYDVDGGERCVMFNRFGGVSENTYGEGSHFYIPWFQTPYIYDIKMKPKVINTTTGTRDLQIVTLSLRLLFRPHTKQLPYLHSTLGPDYDERVLPSIGNEVLKAVVAKYNAESLLTQRDKISKEIRESITARAKHFNILLDDVAITHLSYGKEFAKAIEDKQVAQQESERVKFIVAKTEQEKIAAVIKAQGEAEAAKLISSAVKEYGNSLLEIRKLEAAKEIAENLSKSKNVTYFPASSNILLNPKNL